Proteins encoded together in one Verrucomicrobiia bacterium window:
- a CDS encoding cyclic nucleotide-binding domain-containing protein gives MPEEAQSIKRPQRWDVPFWNESAEFEIAPMTEEEVDRLLQIPLFRQMDPTRFPKNTSLRDILLNDGRVRKFRKGDIIVRQGDYGNSAFIVLSGTARVVLDKLSDRVTGRQEPVRKSAFSAFAQWWQNPKLPEVRHLGVKSPEREAGHTDIIARTDPAVFVQDMNVIIKDKRTVDLPAGELFGEIAALSRTARTTTVIAGAESEMLEIRWQGLREIRLHAPEFKDYVDRLYRDHSLKNHLRETPMFSHLNDETLARVAAVTEFLTFGKFEWYATFTKIRETTAPDRIQKEPVVAQEGHYPNGVYLIRSGFARLSETFNNGERTVSYLGRGQIFGFEEVALNWMKKSDLPFQRTLRAVGYVDVLFVPTPVIEQHVLPGMPESELPKPQPVSIDKRSQRRSHDKIPPEMMEFIVERRFINGTATMIIDMDRCTRCDDCVRACAATHNNNPRFLRHGPIEDHFMIANACMHCQDPVCMIGCPTGAIHRDSTHGRVVINDLTCIGCATCANSCPYDNIQMVTARSTDGRPYYDQATNQPIQKAAKCDLCSTQITGPACANACPHDALVRMDMRNVDKLADWLKQR, from the coding sequence ATGCCTGAAGAAGCACAAAGCATAAAGCGGCCGCAACGCTGGGACGTTCCTTTCTGGAACGAATCCGCGGAATTTGAGATCGCGCCCATGACCGAGGAAGAAGTGGATCGTCTTCTGCAAATTCCACTGTTTCGCCAGATGGATCCCACGCGTTTTCCAAAAAACACTTCCTTGCGCGATATTCTCCTGAACGACGGCCGCGTCCGCAAATTTCGCAAAGGCGACATCATCGTGCGGCAGGGCGATTACGGAAATTCCGCTTTCATCGTCCTTTCCGGCACCGCGCGGGTGGTGCTGGATAAACTCAGTGACCGCGTCACCGGACGCCAGGAACCGGTGCGCAAAAGCGCCTTTAGCGCGTTCGCCCAATGGTGGCAAAATCCCAAACTGCCGGAAGTGCGCCACCTCGGCGTAAAGAGTCCCGAACGCGAAGCCGGACATACCGACATCATTGCCCGCACGGACCCGGCGGTGTTCGTGCAGGACATGAACGTCATCATCAAGGACAAGCGCACGGTGGATTTGCCCGCCGGCGAATTGTTCGGTGAAATCGCCGCGCTGAGCCGCACCGCACGCACGACCACGGTCATCGCGGGGGCGGAATCCGAGATGCTCGAGATCCGCTGGCAGGGTTTGCGCGAGATCCGCCTGCACGCGCCCGAGTTCAAAGACTATGTGGACCGCCTCTACCGCGACCACAGCCTCAAGAATCATTTGCGCGAGACGCCGATGTTCAGCCATCTCAACGATGAAACGCTCGCGCGCGTCGCCGCTGTCACGGAATTTCTTACGTTTGGAAAATTCGAGTGGTATGCCACCTTCACCAAGATTCGCGAAACCACCGCCCCGGATCGCATCCAGAAAGAACCGGTCGTTGCGCAGGAAGGCCATTATCCGAACGGGGTGTATTTGATCCGCAGCGGCTTCGCGCGGCTAAGCGAAACTTTCAACAACGGCGAGCGCACTGTCAGTTATCTCGGTCGCGGACAGATTTTCGGTTTCGAGGAAGTGGCCTTGAACTGGATGAAAAAAAGCGACTTGCCGTTTCAGCGCACCTTGCGGGCGGTCGGTTACGTGGACGTGCTGTTTGTCCCCACGCCCGTCATTGAGCAGCACGTTCTTCCGGGCATGCCGGAATCGGAACTGCCGAAACCGCAGCCGGTCTCGATTGACAAGCGCAGTCAACGCCGCAGCCATGATAAAATTCCGCCGGAGATGATGGAATTCATCGTCGAACGGCGCTTCATCAATGGAACCGCGACGATGATCATTGACATGGATCGTTGCACGCGTTGTGACGATTGCGTCCGTGCCTGCGCCGCCACGCACAACAATAATCCACGCTTTCTCCGGCACGGGCCGATCGAAGACCATTTCATGATCGCCAATGCGTGTATGCATTGCCAGGACCCGGTGTGCATGATCGGTTGCCCGACGGGCGCCATCCACCGTGATTCCACCCATGGCCGCGTGGTGATCAATGACCTTACGTGTATCGGTTGCGCCACCTGTGCGAACAGTTGCCCGTATGACAATATTCAAATGGTCACGGCGCGCAGCACGGATGGCCGGCCTTATTACGATCAGGCGACCAATCAGCCGATTCAAAAAGCCGCGAAGTGCGATTTGTGTTCCACGCAAATTACCGGACCGGCTTGCGCGAATGCCTGCCCGCACGATGCCCTCGTGCGAATGGACATGCGCAACGTGGATAAACTCGCCGACTGGCTGAAACAACGATGA